A genomic window from Scophthalmus maximus strain ysfricsl-2021 chromosome 17, ASM2237912v1, whole genome shotgun sequence includes:
- the prmt1 gene encoding protein arginine N-methyltransferase 1 isoform X2 — protein MAAIAERMEGESSAKPAAEDMTSKDYYFDSYAHFGIHEEMLKDEVRTLTYRNSMFHNKHLFKDKVVLDVGSGTGILCMFAAKAGAKKVIGIECSSISDYAVKIVKANKMDDVVTIIKGKVEEVELPVEGVDIIISEWMGYCLFYESMLNTVIYARDKWLKPDGLIFPDRATLYVTAIEDRQYKDYKIHWWENVYGFDMSCIKEVAIKEPLVDVVDPKQLVSSACLIKEVDIYTVKLDDLTFTSPFCLQVKRNDYIHALVTYFNIEFTRCHKRTGFSTSPESPYTHWKQTVFYLDDYLTVKTGEEIFGTISMKPNVKNNRDLDFTVDIDFKGQLCEVSKTSEYRMR, from the exons ATGGCGGCGATAGCGGAGAGAATGGAG GGGGAGAGCTCAGCCAAGCCTGCAGCTGAGGATATGACTTCAAAAGACTACTACTTTGACTCATACGCCCACTTTGGCATCCATGAG GAGATGCTTAAAGACGAGGTGCGCACCCTGACCTACCGCAATTCCATGTTCCACAACAAGCATCTGTTTAAGGACAAAGTGGTGTTGGACGTGGGCAGTGGGACGGGGATCCTCTGCATGTTTGCTGCCAAAGCTGGAGCCAAGAAGGTTATAGGG ATAGAGTGCAGTAGCATCTCAGACTATGCCGTGAAAATCGTGAAGGCCAACAAGATGGATGATG TTGTGACCATCATCAaggggaaggtggaggaggtggagctaCCCGTGGAAGGAGTGGACATCATCATATCAGAGTGGATGGGTTACTGCCTCTTCTATGAGTCTATGCTCAATACAGTCATCTACGCCAGGGACAAGTGGCTG AAACCAGATGGACTCATCTTCCCAGACAGGGCAACCCTCTACGTCACTGCCATTGAAGACAGGCAGTACAAGGACTACAAAATTCACT GGTGGGAGAACGTGTATGGGTTTGACATGTCCTGTATAAAGGAGGTGGCAATAAAGGAACCCCTGGTCGACGTGGTGGACCCCAAGCAGTTGGTCAGCAGCGCATGTCTCATCAAG gAGGTGGACATCTACACGGTGAAGCTGGACGACTTGACCTTCACCTCACCGTTCTGCTTGCAAGTGAAAAGGAACGACTACATCCACGCTCTGGTCACCTACTTCAACATAGAGTTCACCCGCTGTCACAAGAGGACTGGCTTCTCCACCA gCCCCGAGTCTCCCTACACCCACTGGAAGCAGACCGTCTTCTACCTGGATGACTACCTGACTGTCAAAACCGGCGAGGAGATCTTTGGCACCATCAGCATGAAGCCAAATGTCAAGAATAAT AGAGACCTGGACTTCACCGTAGACATCGACTTCAAGGGTCAGCTGTGTGAGGTGTCGAAGACGTCGGAGTACAGGATGCGTTag
- the prmt1 gene encoding protein arginine N-methyltransferase 1 isoform X1, whose translation MAAIAERMEVSQGESSAKPAAEDMTSKDYYFDSYAHFGIHEEMLKDEVRTLTYRNSMFHNKHLFKDKVVLDVGSGTGILCMFAAKAGAKKVIGIECSSISDYAVKIVKANKMDDVVTIIKGKVEEVELPVEGVDIIISEWMGYCLFYESMLNTVIYARDKWLKPDGLIFPDRATLYVTAIEDRQYKDYKIHWWENVYGFDMSCIKEVAIKEPLVDVVDPKQLVSSACLIKEVDIYTVKLDDLTFTSPFCLQVKRNDYIHALVTYFNIEFTRCHKRTGFSTSPESPYTHWKQTVFYLDDYLTVKTGEEIFGTISMKPNVKNNRDLDFTVDIDFKGQLCEVSKTSEYRMR comes from the exons ATGGCGGCGATAGCGGAGAGAATGGAG GTTTCTCAGGGGGAGAGCTCAGCCAAGCCTGCAGCTGAGGATATGACTTCAAAAGACTACTACTTTGACTCATACGCCCACTTTGGCATCCATGAG GAGATGCTTAAAGACGAGGTGCGCACCCTGACCTACCGCAATTCCATGTTCCACAACAAGCATCTGTTTAAGGACAAAGTGGTGTTGGACGTGGGCAGTGGGACGGGGATCCTCTGCATGTTTGCTGCCAAAGCTGGAGCCAAGAAGGTTATAGGG ATAGAGTGCAGTAGCATCTCAGACTATGCCGTGAAAATCGTGAAGGCCAACAAGATGGATGATG TTGTGACCATCATCAaggggaaggtggaggaggtggagctaCCCGTGGAAGGAGTGGACATCATCATATCAGAGTGGATGGGTTACTGCCTCTTCTATGAGTCTATGCTCAATACAGTCATCTACGCCAGGGACAAGTGGCTG AAACCAGATGGACTCATCTTCCCAGACAGGGCAACCCTCTACGTCACTGCCATTGAAGACAGGCAGTACAAGGACTACAAAATTCACT GGTGGGAGAACGTGTATGGGTTTGACATGTCCTGTATAAAGGAGGTGGCAATAAAGGAACCCCTGGTCGACGTGGTGGACCCCAAGCAGTTGGTCAGCAGCGCATGTCTCATCAAG gAGGTGGACATCTACACGGTGAAGCTGGACGACTTGACCTTCACCTCACCGTTCTGCTTGCAAGTGAAAAGGAACGACTACATCCACGCTCTGGTCACCTACTTCAACATAGAGTTCACCCGCTGTCACAAGAGGACTGGCTTCTCCACCA gCCCCGAGTCTCCCTACACCCACTGGAAGCAGACCGTCTTCTACCTGGATGACTACCTGACTGTCAAAACCGGCGAGGAGATCTTTGGCACCATCAGCATGAAGCCAAATGTCAAGAATAAT AGAGACCTGGACTTCACCGTAGACATCGACTTCAAGGGTCAGCTGTGTGAGGTGTCGAAGACGTCGGAGTACAGGATGCGTTag
- the ap2a1 gene encoding AP-2 complex subunit alpha-1 isoform X2 produces MPAVSKGDGMRGLAVFISDIRNCKSKEAEIKRINKELANIRSKFKGDKALDGYSKKKYVCKLLFIFLLGHDIDFGHMEAVNLLSSNKYTEKQIGYLFISVLVNSNSELIRLINNAIKNDLSSRNPTFMCLALHCIANVGSREMAEAFASEIPRILVAGDTMDSVKQSAALCLLRLYKTSPDLVLMGEWTSRVVHLLNDQHMGVVTAAISLITCLSQKNPDEFKTCVSLAVSRLSRIVSSASTDLQDYTYYFVPAPWLSCKLLRLLQCYPPPEDGAVKGRLVECLETILNKAQEPPKSKKVQHSNAKNAILFEAISLIIHYDSEPNLLVRACNQLGQFLQHRETNLRYLALESMCTLASSEFSHEAVKTHIETVINALKTERDVSVRQRAADLLYAMCDRSNAKQIVAEMLSYLETADYSIREEMVLKVAILAEKYAVDYSWYVDTILNLIRIAGDYVSEEVWYRVIQIVINRDDVQGYAAKTVFEALQAPACHENMVKVGGYILGEFGNLIAGDPRSSPLVQFNLLHSKFHLCSVPTRALLLSAYIKFINLFPETKVTIQEVLRCDSQIRNSDVELQQRAVEYLKLSSIASTDVLATVLEEMPPFPERESSILAKLKKKKGPGAVSVTELEDSKREGGELNGGADRGPDTSALAASNASTPSPSADLLGIRSAAPINVAPVSAGSLLVDVFSEAGPAVPSAAVNDDGFLSSAPPSEDPAPPLSEADELLNKFVCKNNGVLFENQLLQIGIKSEYRQNLGRMYLFYGNKTSVQFASFTTTVSYPGELQSQLNVQTKPVEPLVEGGAQIQQVLNIECLTDFSDAPLLNIKFRYGGALQNLTLKLPVTINKFFQPTEMASHDFFQRWKQLSQPQQEAQKIFKANHGMDTEVLKAKLLGLGTALLDNVDPNPENYVCAGVIQTKGQQVGCLLRLEPNAQAQMYRLTLRCSKDSVSRRLCELLAEQF; encoded by the exons ATGCCGGCCGTGTCGAAGGGAGATGGGATGCGAGGATTGGCCGTTTTCATTTCGGACATCAGGAACT GTAAGAGCAAGGAAGCTGAGATCAAACGGATCAATAAAGAGCTGGCCAACATTCGCTCCAAGTTTAAAGGTGACAAGGCTCTGGATGGCTACAGCAAGAAGAAGTATGTTTGCAAGCTGCTTTTCATCTTCCTGCTCGGCCATGACATTGACTTTGGACACATGGAGGCAGTCAACCTACTGAGCTCCAACAAgtacacagagaaacagata GGTTACCTGTTCATTTCAGTGCTGGTAAACAGCAACAGCGAGCTGATCCGTCTCATCAACAACGCCATCAAGAATGACCTGTCCAGTCGCAATCCCACCTTCATGTGCCTGGCGCTCCACTGCATCGCAAACGTTGGAAGCCGTGAGATGGCCGAGGCCTTTGCGAGTGAGATCCCGCGGATCCTGGTCGCTGG TGATACGATGGACAGTGTGAAACAGTCTGCTGCCCTTTGTCTTCTGCGGCTTTACAAGACTTCACCTGACTTGGTGCTGATGGGTGAGTGGACGTCACGCGTGGTGCACCTGCTCAACGACCAACACATG GGTGTGGTGACAGCAGCTATTTCTCTCATCACCTGTCTGAGCCAGAAGAATCCAGACGAGTTCAAGACCTGTGTTTCCCTGGCTGTTTCCAGACTGAGCAGG ATTGTGTCTTCAGCCTCCACTGACCTGCAGGATTACACATACTACTTTGTGCCCGCACCGTGGCTCTCCTGCAAGCTGCTGCGCCTGCTGCAGTGCTACCCTCCGCCAGAAGATGGCGCCGTCAAGGGCCGTTTGGTAGAGTGTCTGGAGACCATCCTCAACAAGGCCCAGGAGCCACCTAAATCCAAAAAGGTCCAGCACTCCAATGCCAAAAATGCTATCCTGTTTGAGGCCATCTCACTTATCATCCACTATGACAG tgaacCAAACCTGCTGGTGCGAGCCTGTAACCAGCTGGGCCAGTTCCTGCAGCACCGAGAGACCAACCTGCGCTACCTGGCTCTGGAGAGCATGTGTACTCTGGCCAGCTCCGAGTTTTCCCACGAAGCTGTCAAGACGCACATCGAGACCGTCATCAATGCCCTCAAG ACTGAGAGGGATGTGAGCGTTCGACAGAGGGCAGCCGATCTGCTGTATGCCATGTGTGATCGCAGCAATGCCAAGCAGATTGTAGCAGAGATGCTCAGCTACCTCGAGACGGCAGACTACTCCATAAGAGAGGAGATG GTGCTGAAAGTTGCCATACTTGCAGAGAAGTATGCCGTGGATTACTCCTGGTATGTGGACACCATTCTCAATCTAATTCGCATTGCTGGCGACTACGTCAGCGAAGAGGTGTGGTATCGCGTCATTCAGATCGTCATCAACCGAGACGATGTGCAGGGCTACGCAGCCAAGACGGTCTTTGAG GCCTTGCAGGCCCCTGCATGCCATGAGAACATGGTGAAGGTTGGAGGCTACATCTTGGGAGAGTTTGGTAACCTAATCGCTGGTGACCCACGCTCCAG CCCCCTGGTCCAGTTCAACCTTCTCCACTCCAAGTTCCACCTGTGCTCCGTGCCGACCCGCGCCCTGCTGCTGTCAGCCTACATCAAGTTCATCAACCTCTTCCCAGAGACCAAGGTCACCATCCAAGAGGTGCTGCGCTGCGACAGCCAGATCCGCAACTCAgatgtggagctgcagcagcgcgCCGTCGAGTATTTGAAGCTTTCTTCCATTGCTAGCACTGATGTCCTG GCCACAGTCCTGGAGGAGATGCCTCCCTTCCCAGAGAGGGAGTCGTCAATCCTGGCtaagctgaagaagaagaaggggccTGGTGCTGTGTCTGTGACGGAGCTGGAAGACAGCAAAAGGGAGGGCGGGGAGTTGAATGGAGGGGCAGACCGGGGGCCAGACACATCAGCCCTTGCTGCCTCCAATGCT tcCACCCCGTCGCCGTCGGCAGACCTCCTCGGGATTCGTTCTGCTGCTCCCATTAACGTTGCTCCCGTCAGTGCTGGCAGCCTATTGGTGGACGTGTTCTCTGAGGCAGGGCCCGCTGTACCCTCCGCTGCCGTGAACGATGACGGTTTCCTAAG CTCCGCTCCTCCCTCTGAGGATCccgctcctcctctgtctgaggCAGACGAACTTCTTAACAA ATTTGTGTGCAAGAACAACGGAGTTCTGTTTGAGAATCAGCTGCTACAGATCGGCATCAAGTCCGAGTACCGTCAGAATCTGG gGAGAATGTACCTGTTCTACGGTAACAAGACATCAGTGCAGTTTGCCAGTTTCACCACCACAGTCAGCTACCCCGGGGAGCTGCAGTCTC AGCTCAACGTTCAGACCAAACCAGTGGAACCACTGGTGGAGGGGGGAGCTCAGATCCAGCAGGTCCTGAACATTGAGTGTCTGACTGACTTCTCTGACGCCCCACTGCTCAACATCAAGTTCAG aTATGGAGGAGCTTTGCAGAACCTGACTCTCAAGCTGCCTGTCACCATCAACAAGTTCTTCCAGCCAACTGAGATGGCTTCACATGACTTCTTCCAGCGCTGGAAACAGCTCAGCCA GCCTCAGCAAGAAGCGCAAAAGATATTCAAGGCCAATCACGGCATGGACACTGAAGTACTGAAGGCTAAG ctcCTTGGACTCGGAACAGCCCTGCTGGACAACGTTGACCCCAACCCGGAGAACTATGTGTGTGCTGGAGTGATCCAGACGAAGGGTCAGCAGGTGGGCTGTCTGCTGAGACTGGAACCCAACGCCCAGGCACAG ATGTACCGTCTGACTCTGCGCTGCAGCAAGGACTCTGTGTCCAGGCGTCTCTGTGAGCTGCTGGCCGAACAATTCTAG
- the ap2a1 gene encoding AP-2 complex subunit alpha-2 isoform X1, protein MPAVSKGDGMRGLAVFISDIRNCKSKEAEIKRINKELANIRSKFKGDKALDGYSKKKYVCKLLFIFLLGHDIDFGHMEAVNLLSSNKYTEKQIGYLFISVLVNSNSELIRLINNAIKNDLSSRNPTFMCLALHCIANVGSREMAEAFASEIPRILVAGDTMDSVKQSAALCLLRLYKTSPDLVLMGEWTSRVVHLLNDQHMGVVTAAISLITCLSQKNPDEFKTCVSLAVSRLSRIVSSASTDLQDYTYYFVPAPWLSCKLLRLLQCYPPPEDGAVKGRLVECLETILNKAQEPPKSKKVQHSNAKNAILFEAISLIIHYDSEPNLLVRACNQLGQFLQHRETNLRYLALESMCTLASSEFSHEAVKTHIETVINALKTERDVSVRQRAADLLYAMCDRSNAKQIVAEMLSYLETADYSIREEMVLKVAILAEKYAVDYSWYVDTILNLIRIAGDYVSEEVWYRVIQIVINRDDVQGYAAKTVFEALQAPACHENMVKVGGYILGEFGNLIAGDPRSSPLVQFNLLHSKFHLCSVPTRALLLSAYIKFINLFPETKVTIQEVLRCDSQIRNSDVELQQRAVEYLKLSSIASTDVLATVLEEMPPFPERESSILAKLKKKKGPGAVSVTELEDSKREGGELNGGADRGPDTSALAASNASTPSPSADLLGIRSAAPINVAPVSAGSLLVDVFSEAGPAVPSAAVNDDGFLRDLEQPTETSDSLLVEGSDDLDSAPPSEDPAPPLSEADELLNKFVCKNNGVLFENQLLQIGIKSEYRQNLGRMYLFYGNKTSVQFASFTTTVSYPGELQSQLNVQTKPVEPLVEGGAQIQQVLNIECLTDFSDAPLLNIKFRYGGALQNLTLKLPVTINKFFQPTEMASHDFFQRWKQLSQPQQEAQKIFKANHGMDTEVLKAKLLGLGTALLDNVDPNPENYVCAGVIQTKGQQVGCLLRLEPNAQAQMYRLTLRCSKDSVSRRLCELLAEQF, encoded by the exons ATGCCGGCCGTGTCGAAGGGAGATGGGATGCGAGGATTGGCCGTTTTCATTTCGGACATCAGGAACT GTAAGAGCAAGGAAGCTGAGATCAAACGGATCAATAAAGAGCTGGCCAACATTCGCTCCAAGTTTAAAGGTGACAAGGCTCTGGATGGCTACAGCAAGAAGAAGTATGTTTGCAAGCTGCTTTTCATCTTCCTGCTCGGCCATGACATTGACTTTGGACACATGGAGGCAGTCAACCTACTGAGCTCCAACAAgtacacagagaaacagata GGTTACCTGTTCATTTCAGTGCTGGTAAACAGCAACAGCGAGCTGATCCGTCTCATCAACAACGCCATCAAGAATGACCTGTCCAGTCGCAATCCCACCTTCATGTGCCTGGCGCTCCACTGCATCGCAAACGTTGGAAGCCGTGAGATGGCCGAGGCCTTTGCGAGTGAGATCCCGCGGATCCTGGTCGCTGG TGATACGATGGACAGTGTGAAACAGTCTGCTGCCCTTTGTCTTCTGCGGCTTTACAAGACTTCACCTGACTTGGTGCTGATGGGTGAGTGGACGTCACGCGTGGTGCACCTGCTCAACGACCAACACATG GGTGTGGTGACAGCAGCTATTTCTCTCATCACCTGTCTGAGCCAGAAGAATCCAGACGAGTTCAAGACCTGTGTTTCCCTGGCTGTTTCCAGACTGAGCAGG ATTGTGTCTTCAGCCTCCACTGACCTGCAGGATTACACATACTACTTTGTGCCCGCACCGTGGCTCTCCTGCAAGCTGCTGCGCCTGCTGCAGTGCTACCCTCCGCCAGAAGATGGCGCCGTCAAGGGCCGTTTGGTAGAGTGTCTGGAGACCATCCTCAACAAGGCCCAGGAGCCACCTAAATCCAAAAAGGTCCAGCACTCCAATGCCAAAAATGCTATCCTGTTTGAGGCCATCTCACTTATCATCCACTATGACAG tgaacCAAACCTGCTGGTGCGAGCCTGTAACCAGCTGGGCCAGTTCCTGCAGCACCGAGAGACCAACCTGCGCTACCTGGCTCTGGAGAGCATGTGTACTCTGGCCAGCTCCGAGTTTTCCCACGAAGCTGTCAAGACGCACATCGAGACCGTCATCAATGCCCTCAAG ACTGAGAGGGATGTGAGCGTTCGACAGAGGGCAGCCGATCTGCTGTATGCCATGTGTGATCGCAGCAATGCCAAGCAGATTGTAGCAGAGATGCTCAGCTACCTCGAGACGGCAGACTACTCCATAAGAGAGGAGATG GTGCTGAAAGTTGCCATACTTGCAGAGAAGTATGCCGTGGATTACTCCTGGTATGTGGACACCATTCTCAATCTAATTCGCATTGCTGGCGACTACGTCAGCGAAGAGGTGTGGTATCGCGTCATTCAGATCGTCATCAACCGAGACGATGTGCAGGGCTACGCAGCCAAGACGGTCTTTGAG GCCTTGCAGGCCCCTGCATGCCATGAGAACATGGTGAAGGTTGGAGGCTACATCTTGGGAGAGTTTGGTAACCTAATCGCTGGTGACCCACGCTCCAG CCCCCTGGTCCAGTTCAACCTTCTCCACTCCAAGTTCCACCTGTGCTCCGTGCCGACCCGCGCCCTGCTGCTGTCAGCCTACATCAAGTTCATCAACCTCTTCCCAGAGACCAAGGTCACCATCCAAGAGGTGCTGCGCTGCGACAGCCAGATCCGCAACTCAgatgtggagctgcagcagcgcgCCGTCGAGTATTTGAAGCTTTCTTCCATTGCTAGCACTGATGTCCTG GCCACAGTCCTGGAGGAGATGCCTCCCTTCCCAGAGAGGGAGTCGTCAATCCTGGCtaagctgaagaagaagaaggggccTGGTGCTGTGTCTGTGACGGAGCTGGAAGACAGCAAAAGGGAGGGCGGGGAGTTGAATGGAGGGGCAGACCGGGGGCCAGACACATCAGCCCTTGCTGCCTCCAATGCT tcCACCCCGTCGCCGTCGGCAGACCTCCTCGGGATTCGTTCTGCTGCTCCCATTAACGTTGCTCCCGTCAGTGCTGGCAGCCTATTGGTGGACGTGTTCTCTGAGGCAGGGCCCGCTGTACCCTCCGCTGCCGTGAACGATGACGGTTTCCTAAG AGATCTGGAACAGCCCACCGAGACCTCTGACTCCCTATTGGTGGAGGGTTCTGATGACTTGGA CTCCGCTCCTCCCTCTGAGGATCccgctcctcctctgtctgaggCAGACGAACTTCTTAACAA ATTTGTGTGCAAGAACAACGGAGTTCTGTTTGAGAATCAGCTGCTACAGATCGGCATCAAGTCCGAGTACCGTCAGAATCTGG gGAGAATGTACCTGTTCTACGGTAACAAGACATCAGTGCAGTTTGCCAGTTTCACCACCACAGTCAGCTACCCCGGGGAGCTGCAGTCTC AGCTCAACGTTCAGACCAAACCAGTGGAACCACTGGTGGAGGGGGGAGCTCAGATCCAGCAGGTCCTGAACATTGAGTGTCTGACTGACTTCTCTGACGCCCCACTGCTCAACATCAAGTTCAG aTATGGAGGAGCTTTGCAGAACCTGACTCTCAAGCTGCCTGTCACCATCAACAAGTTCTTCCAGCCAACTGAGATGGCTTCACATGACTTCTTCCAGCGCTGGAAACAGCTCAGCCA GCCTCAGCAAGAAGCGCAAAAGATATTCAAGGCCAATCACGGCATGGACACTGAAGTACTGAAGGCTAAG ctcCTTGGACTCGGAACAGCCCTGCTGGACAACGTTGACCCCAACCCGGAGAACTATGTGTGTGCTGGAGTGATCCAGACGAAGGGTCAGCAGGTGGGCTGTCTGCTGAGACTGGAACCCAACGCCCAGGCACAG ATGTACCGTCTGACTCTGCGCTGCAGCAAGGACTCTGTGTCCAGGCGTCTCTGTGAGCTGCTGGCCGAACAATTCTAG
- the ap2a1 gene encoding AP-2 complex subunit alpha-2 isoform X3 encodes MPAVSKGDGMRGLAVFISDIRNCKSKEAEIKRINKELANIRSKFKGDKALDGYSKKKYVCKLLFIFLLGHDIDFGHMEAVNLLSSNKYTEKQIGYLFISVLVNSNSELIRLINNAIKNDLSSRNPTFMCLALHCIANVGSREMAEAFASEIPRILVAGDTMDSVKQSAALCLLRLYKTSPDLVLMGEWTSRVVHLLNDQHMGVVTAAISLITCLSQKNPDEFKTCVSLAVSRLSRIVSSASTDLQDYTYYFVPAPWLSCKLLRLLQCYPPPEDGAVKGRLVECLETILNKAQEPPKSKKVQHSNAKNAILFEAISLIIHYDSEPNLLVRACNQLGQFLQHRETNLRYLALESMCTLASSEFSHEAVKTHIETVINALKTERDVSVRQRAADLLYAMCDRSNAKQIVAEMLSYLETADYSIREEMVLKVAILAEKYAVDYSWYVDTILNLIRIAGDYVSEEVWYRVIQIVINRDDVQGYAAKTVFEALQAPACHENMVKVGGYILGEFGNLIAGDPRSSPLVQFNLLHSKFHLCSVPTRALLLSAYIKFINLFPETKVTIQEVLRCDSQIRNSDVELQQRAVEYLKLSSIASTDVLATVLEEMPPFPERESSILAKLKKKKGPGAVSVTELEDSKREGGELNGGADRGPDTSALAASNASTPSPSADLLGIRSAAPINVAPVSAGSLLVDVFSEAGPAVPSAAVNDDGFLRFVCKNNGVLFENQLLQIGIKSEYRQNLGRMYLFYGNKTSVQFASFTTTVSYPGELQSQLNVQTKPVEPLVEGGAQIQQVLNIECLTDFSDAPLLNIKFRYGGALQNLTLKLPVTINKFFQPTEMASHDFFQRWKQLSQPQQEAQKIFKANHGMDTEVLKAKLLGLGTALLDNVDPNPENYVCAGVIQTKGQQVGCLLRLEPNAQAQMYRLTLRCSKDSVSRRLCELLAEQF; translated from the exons ATGCCGGCCGTGTCGAAGGGAGATGGGATGCGAGGATTGGCCGTTTTCATTTCGGACATCAGGAACT GTAAGAGCAAGGAAGCTGAGATCAAACGGATCAATAAAGAGCTGGCCAACATTCGCTCCAAGTTTAAAGGTGACAAGGCTCTGGATGGCTACAGCAAGAAGAAGTATGTTTGCAAGCTGCTTTTCATCTTCCTGCTCGGCCATGACATTGACTTTGGACACATGGAGGCAGTCAACCTACTGAGCTCCAACAAgtacacagagaaacagata GGTTACCTGTTCATTTCAGTGCTGGTAAACAGCAACAGCGAGCTGATCCGTCTCATCAACAACGCCATCAAGAATGACCTGTCCAGTCGCAATCCCACCTTCATGTGCCTGGCGCTCCACTGCATCGCAAACGTTGGAAGCCGTGAGATGGCCGAGGCCTTTGCGAGTGAGATCCCGCGGATCCTGGTCGCTGG TGATACGATGGACAGTGTGAAACAGTCTGCTGCCCTTTGTCTTCTGCGGCTTTACAAGACTTCACCTGACTTGGTGCTGATGGGTGAGTGGACGTCACGCGTGGTGCACCTGCTCAACGACCAACACATG GGTGTGGTGACAGCAGCTATTTCTCTCATCACCTGTCTGAGCCAGAAGAATCCAGACGAGTTCAAGACCTGTGTTTCCCTGGCTGTTTCCAGACTGAGCAGG ATTGTGTCTTCAGCCTCCACTGACCTGCAGGATTACACATACTACTTTGTGCCCGCACCGTGGCTCTCCTGCAAGCTGCTGCGCCTGCTGCAGTGCTACCCTCCGCCAGAAGATGGCGCCGTCAAGGGCCGTTTGGTAGAGTGTCTGGAGACCATCCTCAACAAGGCCCAGGAGCCACCTAAATCCAAAAAGGTCCAGCACTCCAATGCCAAAAATGCTATCCTGTTTGAGGCCATCTCACTTATCATCCACTATGACAG tgaacCAAACCTGCTGGTGCGAGCCTGTAACCAGCTGGGCCAGTTCCTGCAGCACCGAGAGACCAACCTGCGCTACCTGGCTCTGGAGAGCATGTGTACTCTGGCCAGCTCCGAGTTTTCCCACGAAGCTGTCAAGACGCACATCGAGACCGTCATCAATGCCCTCAAG ACTGAGAGGGATGTGAGCGTTCGACAGAGGGCAGCCGATCTGCTGTATGCCATGTGTGATCGCAGCAATGCCAAGCAGATTGTAGCAGAGATGCTCAGCTACCTCGAGACGGCAGACTACTCCATAAGAGAGGAGATG GTGCTGAAAGTTGCCATACTTGCAGAGAAGTATGCCGTGGATTACTCCTGGTATGTGGACACCATTCTCAATCTAATTCGCATTGCTGGCGACTACGTCAGCGAAGAGGTGTGGTATCGCGTCATTCAGATCGTCATCAACCGAGACGATGTGCAGGGCTACGCAGCCAAGACGGTCTTTGAG GCCTTGCAGGCCCCTGCATGCCATGAGAACATGGTGAAGGTTGGAGGCTACATCTTGGGAGAGTTTGGTAACCTAATCGCTGGTGACCCACGCTCCAG CCCCCTGGTCCAGTTCAACCTTCTCCACTCCAAGTTCCACCTGTGCTCCGTGCCGACCCGCGCCCTGCTGCTGTCAGCCTACATCAAGTTCATCAACCTCTTCCCAGAGACCAAGGTCACCATCCAAGAGGTGCTGCGCTGCGACAGCCAGATCCGCAACTCAgatgtggagctgcagcagcgcgCCGTCGAGTATTTGAAGCTTTCTTCCATTGCTAGCACTGATGTCCTG GCCACAGTCCTGGAGGAGATGCCTCCCTTCCCAGAGAGGGAGTCGTCAATCCTGGCtaagctgaagaagaagaaggggccTGGTGCTGTGTCTGTGACGGAGCTGGAAGACAGCAAAAGGGAGGGCGGGGAGTTGAATGGAGGGGCAGACCGGGGGCCAGACACATCAGCCCTTGCTGCCTCCAATGCT tcCACCCCGTCGCCGTCGGCAGACCTCCTCGGGATTCGTTCTGCTGCTCCCATTAACGTTGCTCCCGTCAGTGCTGGCAGCCTATTGGTGGACGTGTTCTCTGAGGCAGGGCCCGCTGTACCCTCCGCTGCCGTGAACGATGACGGTTTCCTAAG ATTTGTGTGCAAGAACAACGGAGTTCTGTTTGAGAATCAGCTGCTACAGATCGGCATCAAGTCCGAGTACCGTCAGAATCTGG gGAGAATGTACCTGTTCTACGGTAACAAGACATCAGTGCAGTTTGCCAGTTTCACCACCACAGTCAGCTACCCCGGGGAGCTGCAGTCTC AGCTCAACGTTCAGACCAAACCAGTGGAACCACTGGTGGAGGGGGGAGCTCAGATCCAGCAGGTCCTGAACATTGAGTGTCTGACTGACTTCTCTGACGCCCCACTGCTCAACATCAAGTTCAG aTATGGAGGAGCTTTGCAGAACCTGACTCTCAAGCTGCCTGTCACCATCAACAAGTTCTTCCAGCCAACTGAGATGGCTTCACATGACTTCTTCCAGCGCTGGAAACAGCTCAGCCA GCCTCAGCAAGAAGCGCAAAAGATATTCAAGGCCAATCACGGCATGGACACTGAAGTACTGAAGGCTAAG ctcCTTGGACTCGGAACAGCCCTGCTGGACAACGTTGACCCCAACCCGGAGAACTATGTGTGTGCTGGAGTGATCCAGACGAAGGGTCAGCAGGTGGGCTGTCTGCTGAGACTGGAACCCAACGCCCAGGCACAG ATGTACCGTCTGACTCTGCGCTGCAGCAAGGACTCTGTGTCCAGGCGTCTCTGTGAGCTGCTGGCCGAACAATTCTAG